In the Gossypium arboreum isolate Shixiya-1 chromosome 10, ASM2569848v2, whole genome shotgun sequence genome, one interval contains:
- the LOC108488913 gene encoding probable WRKY transcription factor 51 produces the protein MDFSRESSNPNLNITFYPDYLDPVTEFELSDYLMLDGGVFEEDSSSQSIESLEKGLGGANEVSGATSKTPIIKCKTETREKKLEQRHRVAFRTKSEIEVMDDGYKWRKYGKKYVKNSPNPRNYYKCSGGGCNVKKRIERDRDDHSFVITTYEGSHNHDSPFTVYYNQMPPNAWT, from the exons ATGGACTTCTCTCGGGAGAGCTCAAACCCTAACCTTAATATCACCTTCTATCCCGATTACTTGGATCCGGTGACCGAGTTCGAGCTGTCGGATTATCTTATGCTCGACGGTGGGGTTTTCGAGGAAGACTCATCATCGCAAAGTATAGAATCGTTGGAGAAGGGCTTGGGAGGAGCTAACGAAGTTAGTGGTGCAACATCAAAAACCCCCATCAT aaaatgcAAGACTGAAACGAGGGAAAAGAAGTTGGAACAGAGGCATCGGGTTGCATTTAGAACGAAATCGGAGATAGAAGTCATGGATGATGGATATAAATGGAGGAAATATGGGAAAAAGTATGTGAAGAACAGCCCAAATCCAAG GAACTATTATAAATGTTCAGGTGGAGGATGCAATGTGAAGAAGAGGATAGAAAGGGACAGAGATGACCATAGTTTTGTGATAACTACCTACGAAGGTTCTCACAATCATGACAGCCCTTTCACGGTTTATTATAATCAAATGCCTCCAAATGCTTGGACCTAG